AATATCATGCAAACCGTACAGTATGGAAATCCAAAGCTTGACAGGCTTGCTATGCCTATTTAAAGTTTGCTAAACTATGATTGGACAATCACTGTTCAGGGGAGGGGGTTTAGCGAATGGTCCATTCCAAGTCGACCTGCTGTGACTGACATTCACCAGCTCTTCCTGCTGCTTGGGCTCTTTGCAAGTTTCAGTTTATTGACCGATCTCAGGACGTGGTCGGCCGTCTTCAGCTTCTCCATGGCCCTGACCAGCAGATCCTCTGGCATGCCCTCGCCGCCACCTCCCCCCTGGGACTGGGACTCTCTCACACTGCTCAGGAGCTCCCTCGTCTTTTCCATCTCCAGCGCCACTTCAGTCTCAAGTTCCATGACATCATCACGAGGAGCCCCGCCGCGTCCAGCTCCAGCTCTAGTATGCGGACTCGCCTGAATACACACTGGAGAATCAGACAGCAGATCTCCGATGGAGGCGGACCGGACCTTGGTGGAGGGTTTGAGAGCAGGAGTGGGAGGCTGTGAGCGCCGATGGGGGAAGACCTTTGGTCTAACCTGAGGCTTGGCTGGGGTCTGTTTCGGCTTGAAACCAACAGGGATCTGAATGTCGCCCTCGCTGGCGTCCAGCACATCCAGACCAGCTTGGCTTCCTCTCAACGCGGCCGTGGAAGCCGCCAGCGCGTCTTCACTGCTGGAGCCTTCGCTGTCGGCGTCCGAGTGCTGACCGCTGTCTACGGACTTCTCCTccgtcttctttttcttctcccccGGCAAGTGACAGAGCAGCGGACTCAGGCTGAGGCTGTCATTGACCGGGTCGTTCGAAGAGACAACTGTTGGCGGGACTTCACTCTTGGGTAGTGCCTCTTCTGCTGGAGGAGAACTGGCTGAGGTACGTGAGGCTGTTTGCAGTAACGCAGCAGGGTCCTGTCCCTCGTTAGTCTGCGTTATAGTTGTGCTGTCGTGTGCGTGTTGCGTATCAGGCTGAACAGGTTTCTCAGGCTTTTTCTTGAGGCTTAGAAGAGGACTGGGGCTCTTTCTGAGTGGCTCATTGTCGGATGCTTTGTTAATGCCACTACTTATAGTTTCTTCCGATTCTTCTTCAGAAACCTGTCCTTGGGACATGTCGCTGGGACTCTCAGGTTCATCATCTCTGACGCTGGGTAGAGCTTCTTTAGAAATGGACCGGTCTGCCTCATCTGTTTCCACAGCTGTTCCTGTCGCCTCCTCCTTATCGACTTCTTCCTTCTCCTTATTTTCTTCAGCCGTGCCTTGGACCTCTTGGTCTGGCTCCACAGCAGGATGGGAGGGTTTCTGCTCTTTGGATGGAGGGGTAGGAGGGTGGGAGTTTGGCCTGGTCTGCGGGGCCTCCGCGAGGTTGCCTATGGAGCTGCTGGAGGTGGGTTTGTTGGAAGGCGTTGGTGGCGGACCTGTCTTCTTCTCAGCTTTGGCCTCCTCTGGAGCTTCTTCAGAAGGCGAGGCACAGGGCTTTGCTTCTTTACATGGAGGCATAGGTGGCGCCAGGACCTTAAAAAACATGACATAATATGTTAATGAACTATTTCATACGAACAGAAAGACATACACAAATATTTCTGCGTTGCATTATAAGGGTTATTTACAGGGTGTGATTTGCTGCGAGGGTTGCGTGGGATTTCCCCTTTTCTGGTAATAATAATTTTGTAT
This sequence is a window from Perca flavescens isolate YP-PL-M2 chromosome 1, PFLA_1.0, whole genome shotgun sequence. Protein-coding genes within it:
- the plekho2 gene encoding pleckstrin homology domain-containing family O member 2, whose translation is MEDGAKEDPAQSKEPKFLGKAGWVKKAPGRLLASYKDRYIHVEKTEIVVYENEDRQNCLERLDLENYDKCHELKSPFKRKHRLILIRSPKSGNKVHDVKFQAQTAEEKEAWIKALIDGINRARNKVFDEVTVDESSNLEHVTRTRPKGNRNRRPPTRIHMKEVANVSSDGILRLDLDLENALMPNGTHHVTVDGTESPKEALKVPTPPSNAGEAAEQQSAASAEEEGHTEPEVSPQKKVIKPPMPPTKEAKPSSTPEEEPDKDDGPEKKVLAPPMPPCKEAKPCASPSEEAPEEAKAEKKTGPPPTPSNKPTSSSSIGNLAEAPQTRPNSHPPTPPSKEQKPSHPAVEPDQEVQGTAEENKEKEEVDKEEATGTAVETDEADRSISKEALPSVRDDEPESPSDMSQGQVSEEESEETISSGINKASDNEPLRKSPSPLLSLKKKPEKPVQPDTQHAHDSTTITQTNEGQDPAALLQTASRTSASSPPAEEALPKSEVPPTVVSSNDPVNDSLSLSPLLCHLPGEKKKKTEEKSVDSGQHSDADSEGSSSEDALAASTAALRGSQAGLDVLDASEGDIQIPVGFKPKQTPAKPQVRPKVFPHRRSQPPTPALKPSTKVRSASIGDLLSDSPVCIQASPHTRAGAGRGGAPRDDVMELETEVALEMEKTRELLSSVRESQSQGGGGGEGMPEDLLVRAMEKLKTADHVLRSVNKLKLAKSPSSRKSW